GCCCGCTGCGCTCCGCCGAGGTGGACCTCGCCGCGCTGGTCGCCGAGGCGGTGTGGGACGCCCGGGCGGCGGGCGGCGGCCACCACTGGGAGCTGGCGCTGCTGCTCGACGTCCCCGCGCTGGTCGTCGGCGACGAGGCCGGACTGCACCAGGTGGTGGCCAACCTGCTGGCCAACGCCCGTACGCACACCCCCGCGGGTACGACGGTGGCCGTCTCCGTCGAGTCCACGGCCACGCACCGCGTCGTCCGCGTACGCGACGACGGCCCCGGCATCCCGCCCGCCTTCCTCCCCGCCGTCTTCGAACGCTTCACCCGCGCCGACGGCTCCCGCGCCCGCGCCACCGGGGACGGCACCGGCGGCTCCGGGCTCGGCCTCGCCATCGTCGCCGCGCTCACCGCGGCGCACCGCGGGACCATCGACGTCCGCAGCGCCCCCGGCCACACGGAGTTCACCCTCGCCCTGCCCGCGGCGGCCCCCACCGACGCGTGCGCGCGCACGGCGGGCTCCGCCGACGAGTGCCCTCTCCCGGCGGCCCCCGCCGAGTCGCACCCCCTCGCGGTGGCCGCGCCCCCGCCGCCTCTTCAGGTTCCGCTCAGCTCGCGCCCCCAGAGTCGTGCGCGTGCGGCCGTCCGGCAGGGGCGTGCCCATGACGAAGGGAGTCAGTGAGATGACCGAGCTCGGCACCGGGCAGCCCGGCGTCCCCGAGGGCCACGACGGCGCGACGACCGGGGCGGGCGGCGCGACCGCCACCGGGCGCCCCGCGCACGCGAGCCGCCGCAACTTCATGCGCAAGGTGTTCTTCGCGAGCGGCGCCACCGCCGTCGCGACCATGGGCGGCGCCGGAGCCTGGTCCGCGCTCGCCGACGACACCACCGGTTCCGCCACCGCCTCGGCCTCCGCCTCCCCGACCGCCGTTCCGAGCGGTGCGCCCAGCGGCGGTCCCGGCGGCGCCGGGGGCGGCCCCGGCAACCAGACGATCACCGAGGAGTTCTTCGGCCTCACCACCGACGGCAACCGGATCGACGACCTCTTCACCGTCCACTCCACCGGCGTCGCCACCGCTCCGGTCGTCGCCGCCGCGAAGGCGTTCCTGGCCGGGCTGACCGACACCCAGCGCACGTCGACGCAGTTCACCGTGCACTCCACCGAGTGGCGGCTGTGGAGCAACGTCGACTCCTACGACCGCCAGGGCGTCTCGCTCGCCGACCTCACCGACGCGCAGAAGGCGCTCGGCACCGCCCTGCTGAAGGCCGCGCTCAGCGCCGACGGCCTGGAGACCACCGAGAAGATCCGCCGGATCAACCAGGCGGCCGGCGAGGCGATCGGCAACACCAAGTCCTTCAACGAGGACGCCTACTACTGGACCCTGATGGGCACGCCGTCGACCACCGAGCCCTGGGGCTTCCAGCTCGACGGTCACCACCTGGTCCTCAACTACTTCGTGCTCGGCGACCAGGTCGTCATGAGCCCCTGCTTCTGGGGCTCCGAGCCGACGTCCATGGAGATCGACGGCGAGACGGTCACGGTCTGCCACGAGGAGGTCGCCGCGAGCCTGGCGTTCATGTCCTCGCTCACCGAGGCGCAGCGGAAGGTCGCCATCGCCTCCTCGACGAAGTCGAACGAGTCGATGAAGGCTGGCGCGTTCTCCGACAACGCGGTCCAGGCCTACACGGGCCTGCGCGCCAACGTCCTCAACGGGGCGCAGCGGACGAAACTCCTCGCCCTCGCCGAGGTCTTCGCCGGCCGCGCCAGGGCCGACGCGGCGAAGGCCCGGATGGCCGAGATCCGACGGCACCTCGACGACACGTACGTCACCTGGGCCGGCGGCACGGGCGACGACGACGCGTTCTACGTCCGCGTGCACAGCCCCGTCGTCTGGATAGAGGTCGACTGCCAGGCCCCCGGCCCCCTGGCCGGTGCCTACGGCGCGACCCAGGGCAGCGGCCCCACCCAGAAACACGTCCACTCCGTCATCCGCACCCCCAACGGCAACGACTACGGCCGCGAACTCCTGCGCCAGCACTACCTGACGTCGCCTCATCACCGGGGCTGAGCGATACCCGGCCAATGCGACGCGTGGCGGCCGGGCCATCCTGTTCGTGGAGAACGTCGTGGTGGCCCGCGGCTTCCAACGGCGTGGCGTCGGCGCCGGGTTTTCGCCGCTACCTCCCCCAGGGGAGCCGCAGTTGAGACGGCGCCGAGCGCGGTCGCGTCCCCCGACGCAGGCAGCCGTCCCGCCCCGCGGGACGGCTCGCGGCGGGGTTTACAACCGCCGCGCTCGGCGCTACCTTCCCCGACAGGCGAGGTGGGAGCGCTCCCATGGTCGTCGGACCGGAACCCGCCGACCACGACCCGCTCCCGCCTCGCACTTCACAGGTGCACATCCGCAATGCCACCCCCACCCGTACGCGCCCGTACGGCCGCAGCGGAAGGAACGGACCTCACTGTCATGATCATGGCAAAGGCAAGAGCCGGCACGCCCTTACGCCCCCTGCGCCGGCCACCCCTGTCCACCCGCACCCGAGCCCTCTTCCTCGTCCTCGCCGCACTCCTCGCCACCGTCCCGGCGCTCGCCCTGGTCGTGAGTGCCGGCGGCCAGGCCGAGGCGCACGGCACCCCCATGAAGCCCGCGAGCCGCACCTTCCTGTGCTGGCAGGACGCGCTCACCGACACCGGTGAGATCAAGCCCGTCAACCCGGCCTGCAAGGCGGCCCAGCAGGTCAGCGGCACGACACCGTTCTACAACTGGTTCTCCGTGCTCCGCTCGGACGGCGCCGGCCGCACCCGCGGCTTCGTCCCCGACGGCGAACTGTGCAGCGGCGGCAACACCAACTTCACCGGCTTCAACGCCGCCCGCGACGACTGGCCGGTCACCCACCTCACCTCCGGCGCGACCGTCGACTTCTCGTACAACGCCTGGGCCGCGCACCCGGGTTGGTTCTACGTCTACGTCACCAAGGACGGCTACGACCCGACCCGGCCGCTCACCTGGGACGACATGGAGGACGAGCCGTTCCTCTCCGTCGACCACCCGCCGCTCAACGGCACCCCCGGCACGGTGGAGGCCAACTACTCCTGGACCGGCAAGCTCCCGGAGAACAAGTCCGGGCGCCAGATCATCTACATGGTCTGGCAGCGCTCGGACAGCGCGGAGACCTTCTACTCCTGCTCCGACGTGGTCTTCGACGGCGGCAACGGCGAGGTGACGGGCATCCACGAGCCGGGGAACGGCACCCCGACCGACCCGGTGCCGGGCACCTGCACCGCCACCCGCGAGACCACGGGCAGCTGGAGCGGCGGCTACCAGTCCGAGGTGACGGTCACCAACTCCGGTGACGTGCCGATGCTGGGCTGGATGGTCGACTGGACGCTGCCGGACGGCCAGAAGGTGGACAGCCTCTGGAACGGCAACGCCACGTACACGGGCCAGGACGTGATGGTCCACAACGCGGACTGGAACGGCTCCCTGGATCCGGGTCAGTCCGCCACCTTCGGCTACGTCACCACGGGCGCCGACGGGGACAGTACGACGACACTGCCCTGCCAGGTCGGCTGAGGCCCCCACCCCCTTGGGCGCAGCACGGAACCGGTGAGGGGAGCGAACCCCTCACCGGCTCCGCCCGCCGGCCGGCCCCAAGGGGGGAGGGAGCCGCCCGACGGCTACAACTGTGGCTTGGTACGAACCGCTGGCAACGCGACAACGTTGTCTCACACTTCATCACCGACTCTACCCTCCGAACAGACAACGATGTCAACCCAGTTGCGTGCCCTTGCGCCTCCAAGAAACCGGCCAGGCGGCACACAGGAGCCCCACGGGGGCCGCCCGGGCCCCCGCCTCCCGTACGCACCCTTCCCCACCCCCGCCCGTCCGGGTTACTGTCCCTCCGGCTTGTGCGACCTGTGGTGCGCGACCCGTCCGATCGAAGGAGGGGCCGCGTCATGCGTTTCCGCCCGGCATCCCTGCTGCTGGCCGCCGTGTTGGCGACCGGCGGCGCCACCCCGGCGCTCGCCGCGAGCGCCACCGCGCCACCGACACCGGACCTGGTCCGGGACCCGACCACCTACGTCGACCCGCTGATCGGCACGAAGAACGGCGGCGACACCTACCCCGGTGCCGTCACGCCCTTCGGCATGTTCTCCTTCAGCCCCGAGACCACCCGCGGCAACGCCACCGCCACCACCGCCCCCGGCGGCTACCAGTACGACGCCACCCGCATCCGCGGCTTCAGCCTGACCCACATGTCCGGCACCGGCTGCGCCGGCGGCAGCGGGGACATCCCGCTCTTCCCGTACGCGGGCGAGGTCACGTCGTCCCCGGCGAGCGACACCAAGGACGCCGTCTACGCCTCGGACTTCAGCCACGACGACGAGACCGCCGAGCCCGGCCACTACAAGGTCGGCCTGAAGTCCGGCGTCACCGCCGACCTGACGGCCACCGCGCGCACCGGCTCGGCCCGTTTCACCTACCCCGCCGACAAGCCGGCCTCGCTGCTGATCCGTACCGCCAACTCCGAGGTGGGCTCCACCGACTCGACGGTGAGGATCGACCCGAAGACCCGTACGGTGTCCGGCTCGGTCACCTCCGGCAACTTCTGCGGGTACCTCGACCCCGAAGGTCAGCGCGCCTACTACACCCTGTACTTCACGGCTCAGTTCGACCGTGACTTCTCGTCCACAGGTACCTGGCAGGACGGCAAGCTGAACCCCGGCACCACCACCGCCTCCGGCGGCACCGGCGACTTCAAGGCGAACGGCGGCCGCCCCGTCGCCGGCAAGGGCGCGGGCGGCTACGTCCAGTTCGCGGCCGGGGACAAGCCGGTGAACGTCAAGGTCGGCATCTCCTACGTCAGCCAGAAGGGCGCCGAGGCCAACCTGCGCGCCGAGAACGCGAAGCACCGCTCCTTCGACTCCGTCCGCAAGGCCGCGAACCGGGCCTGGCGCGACCGGCTGGACGGCATCCGGGTCGGCGGCGGCACCGAGGCGGAGCGCACCACCTTCTACACCGCGCTCTACCACGCCATGTTCCACCCGAACGTCATCAGCGACGCCGACCGCAGATACCGCGGCAGCGACGGCAAGGTGCACCGGGTGACCCACGGCCACAAGGCGCAGTACGGCACCTTCTCCGGCTGGGACGTCTACCGCGACCAGGTGCAGCTGCTCACCCTGCTGGACGCGCGCACCGGCTCCGACGTGGCGCAGTCGCTGTACGAACTGGCCCAGCAGAACGGGGGAGTCTGGGACCGCTGGCTGCACGGCGCCTCCGGCACCCATGTGATGAACGGCGACCCCTCGCCGACCGCCCTGGCCGGCATCCGCGCCTTCGGCGGCACCGACTTCGATCTGCGCGGGGCGCTGAAGTCACTGGTGAAGGCGGCGACGGTGCCGACCGAGCAGGACCTGTCCTCCTCCGGCAAGCCGGTGCTCTCGGTGGGCCAGCGGCCCTCGCTCGACAAGTACCTGAAGCTGCACTACATGCCGTCGGTCTCCAACGCGTGGGGCGGCGCGGCCGAGACGCTGGAGATGTCGACCGCCGACTTCTCCCTCTCGCAGCTCGCCGCCGCGGTGCACGACAAGAAGACCGCGAAGACCTTCGCGAGCCGCGCGCAGTGGTGGCAGAACAACTTCAACCTCGCCGCCGACCCCACCGGCGGTTACATCGCCAACCGCAAGGCCGACGGCAGCTGGGTCACCGGATTCACCCCGGGCACCGGCAACGGCTTCGTGGAGGGCACGGCCGCCCAGTACACCTGGATGGTGCAGCACAACCCGGCCGGTCTGTTCGCCGCGATGGGCGGCAAGGACAAGGCGCTCGCCCGCCTCGACTCCTTCTTCCACGACGCCGACGGCGGCTGGGCGTTCACCGGCAGCGGCGGCGACAAGTCCGAGATGGACAACGAGCCGTCCATCAACGTGCCCTACCTGTACGACTACGCGGGCGCGCCCTACAAGACGCAGGAGACCGTGCGCGCGGCGATGACGAAGCTGTGGTCGACGCAGCCGGGCGGCATTCCCGGCAACGACGACCTCGGCGCGATGTCGTCCTGGTACGTCTTCTCGGCGCTCGGCATGTATCCGCAGGTGCCCTCCCGTGCGGAACTCGTCCTCGCCTCCCCGCTGTTCCCGCGCGTGGTCATCGACCGCCCGCACGGCAAGGACATCGAGATCCGGGCGAAGGGCGCCGCGGCCGACGCGCCGTACGTCCAGTCCCTGAGGGTCAACGGCAGGACCACCGACCGGACCTGGCTCCCGGAGTCCTTCGTCCGCGACGGCGGCCGGCTGGACTACACGCTCTCCTCGACGCCCGACAGGACGTGGGGCACCGACGCGGCCGACGCCCCGCCGTCCTTCCGGGACGGTGAGCAGCCGTACCAGATCGGCGTGGGTCCGACCACGGCGACGCTCGCCCCGGGCGAGAGCACGACGCTCGACATCCGTGCGCTGGCGCTGAGCGGCGGCACGGGGCCGGAGGTCCGCTTCCAGGTGGACACCCCGGCGGGCGTGACGGCGAGCCCGGCCTCGGGCACGGTCAAGGACGGCGCCCAGCGGATCACGCTCACGGCGGCGAAGGACGCGGAACAGGGGTTCGCGGACGTGAAGGTGACCGTCACCTCCGGTGACACCTCCTACGCCCAGCCGATCGCCCTCACCGTCGCGGCCCCCGGCTCGCTGCTGGCGGCGTACAACAACACCGGCATCTCCGACGACTCCGGTGACCACGACGAGGCGGACTACGACGGCGGCGGCTGGAGCTACTCGCTCCAGGCGCTGAAGGCGGCCGGGCTGACCCCCGGCGAGCAGGGGACGGCGGCCGGGCTCACGTTCACCTGGCCGAACTCCCCGTCGGGCCGCCCCGACAACGCCTCCGCCGCCGGCCAGACGATCGAGCTGACCGACCCGGCCGCCTCACTGTCGTTCATCGGCAGCGCGGTCAACGGCAACCAGCAGACGAAGGCGACGGTCACGTTCACGGACGGCACGACCGCGGGGACCGACCTGTCCTTCACGGACTGGACGGTCGGCGGGGGCGGCGGCACGGTCCAGTACGACAACGAGGTCGTCGCGAAGGCCGCGTACCGCAACGTCGCCGGCGCCGACAAGGACCCGGTCGCCACGTACGTCTTCGCCACGAAGCCGTATGAAGCGCCTGACGGCAAGAAGGTGGCGAGCGTGACGTTGCCGGACAACGGCGACGTGCACGTGTTCACGGTCGCTGTGGGCTGACGCCCCCTCGGCCCCCACCGGTGCTGTCCCCGGGGGCTCCGCCCCCGGGACCCCGCGTGCGTTGTCGGCCGCGGGCCGGTGGGGGCTGGTCGCGCCCGCGCGGCGGAGCCGCATATCGGCACAGCCCCGCACCCCTTACGGGGCGCGGGGCTTCGTCAGCTCGCGTACGTCTCGAACTCCGCCACCTTCGGCGTGCCGGACGCACCGGTGATGTCGAACGTGAGCTTGCGGACCGCGGTGCTGGGGAACGAGATGGTGCCCGCGCCGTTCCCCGTGGTCAGGACCGTGCCCGTGTCGGCGTCGAGCAGGCGCCAGGAGCCGATCGTGCCCTCGGAGCCGGAGGCCTCGCGGATGACGGCCTTGGAGACGGCGGTGGCGGAGCTCCACTTGATGGAGACCGAGCCGGTGGAGCCGTTCGGGGACCAGTACGTGCTCGTGTCGCCGTCGCGCACGTTGCCGTAGCTCGTGCCGGAGGCCTTGCTGGAGCCGTCGGAGCCGGCGCCGATGCTCAGGTTGGTGCCGCTGGGCTGCGTGGGCGTGCCGGGGTCGTCCGGCGTCGAGGTCGTCGGGTCCGGGGTGGGGGACGTCGGCGTCGTCGGGGAGCAGCTGCCGTCCGAGACCTTCAGGCCCGTGTCGGCGCCCGCCGTCCGCGTCACCACGTCCGGCACGCAGTCGGCGTCGTCGAGGGTGTACGAGTACGGGATGCTGACGGTGGTGTTGGACTGCGGGTCCGGGCCCGCCGGGTTGTTCTCCTCGCCGGGGTCCGACCAGGTCACGTTGTCGTAGATGTTGCCGCTGACCTGCCAGTAGCCCGCCGCGTCGGTGTAGAACGTGCCGAGGACGTCCTTGGAGTCCTTGAAGTAGTTGTTGTCCACCTTGGCGTGCGCGCCGGCCCGGGAGTTGATGCCGGACTTGGTCAGGCCCACGTAGTAGTTGTCGTAGATGTGGGCCGTGCCGCCGCGCAGCAGGGGCGTACGGGAGTCGATGTTCTCGTACAGGTTGTGGTGGAACGTGATGTAGCTGTTGGAGACGTCGCTCTCGCTGGAGCCGATCAGCCCGCCGCGCCCCGAGTTGCGCAGGGTGCTGTACGACAGGGTCACGTACTGGGTGTTGTCCTTCATGTCGAAGAGGCCGTCGAAGCCCTCGTCCTCGCCGCCGGAGGCTTCCAGGCTCGCGTGGTCGACCCAGACGTTGCGGACGTCGCTCTCCATGCCGATCGCGTCGCCGCCGTTGGACGTGGGGGAGCCGGACTTCTTGACGTTCTTCACGGTCACGTTCTGGATGATGATGTTGCTGGAGTCCCGGATGTGGATGCCCAGTTGGTCGAAGACGGCCCCACTGCCGACGCCGACGATCGTGACGTTGCTGATCTGCTTCAGCTCGATCTTGTCGGCCGCGGTGTCGCAGCTGTCGCCCGAAACCTTGCTGGTGTTGCCGTGGTTGATGGTGCCCTCGACCTCGATGATGATCGGGGTCGAGCTGCTGGCCCTGCTGCACAGCGCCTGGTGGATCGCGGTGCCGGTGGTGGCGCGGACCGTCTGCCCGCCCGCCCCGCCGGTGGTCCCGCCGTTCTGGGTCGCGTAGCCGGTCGCGCCGGCGGTCGCGGCCGAGGCCGACGGCATCGCCACGAACGCCCCGGCCGCCGCCGCGAGGGCCGCCGTGGCCAGCGTCGCGTGGAGCCGCAGTGCGGTTGGTCTCCTCATGGTTCGTCTCTCCTCGTTCGTCGTTGAGCTGCTGGGGGTGGTGCCGGACCCTTGTCCAGGGTCCGTAAGCCCTTACTGCTGCCATGGGCATGACAGCGACATGCAGACGCGACTGTGCGGAGAAAGCGCTTTCTGGACAACCGTGAGAGTAGGACCGCCCCCACCGCCCTGGCAAGGTGCCGTACGCACACGCGCGAGGCACCGCACGCACACAGCAGAGCGGGCCCGGAAGACTCTCCGGGCCCGCCCCTCGCGTGCTACAGCCGTGCCGTCACCCCAGCAGCTCCACCTCCGACAGCGTCGCCTCGCCGTTCAGGACCAGCCGGTAGTGCGCGTAGGACCGCGCGTGCGGGATCGAGAACGCCCGGGTCTGCCGGTCCCAGCGGAAGGACTCGCCGGAGCGCTTGTCCAGCGTCCGCCAGTGCGTGCCGTCGCTGGAGGCCTGCAGCGTCCAGCCCGTCGGGGCCTTGGTGTGGTCGGCCGGCGACGTCAGCGTGTACTGGGCGGCCTTGGCGCGGTCGCCCGACAGCGGCAGGTCCACCGTCGTCGCGCTCGCCTGTGTCGCCGAGGTGTTGTCGAACAGCGCGCCCTCGTCCTTCAGCACGTCCGCCCGGGGCGTGGGCACCTTGTCGTCCTTCGTCACCGACACCGGCGCGTCGTGCTTGCCCGTGCCCCACGAGGACGGCTTGGCGCCCATGTCGAAGTCCAGCACCCCGCCGCGGGAGAGCAGCGAGTGCGGCAGCGACGTCTTGTTCCACCGCTTGCCGTTGACCCGCAGCCCCTGCACGTAGATGTTCTTCATGCTGTTCTTCGGCGCCTTGACGACCAGGTCGTGGCCGTTCTCCAGGTGCACGGTCGCCTTCTTGAACAGCGGGGAGCCGATCGCGTACTCGCCGCTGCCCATCACCAGCGGGTAGAAGCCGAGCGCCGAGAACAGGTACCAGGCCGACTGCTCGCCGTTGTCCTCGTCGCCGTGGTAGCCCTGCCCTATGGCGCTGCCGGTGTAGAGGCGGGAGAGCACCTCGCGCACGTTCTTCTGCGTCTTGTACGGCTGCCCGGCCGCGTCGTACATGTAGGTGATGTGGTGCGCGACCTGGTTGGAGTGGCCGTACATGCCCATCCGTACGTCACGCGCCTCGATCATCTCGTGGATGACGCCGCCGTAGGAGCCCTTCAGGTCCACGGAGGCGGTCTCCGGGGTCGAGAAGAACGTGTCCAGCTTGTCGGCGAGCTTGTCCTTGCCGCCGTACAGGTTGGCCAGTCCCTGGCCGTCCTGCGGCACGGTGAAGGCGTAGCCCCAGCCGTTGGTCTCCGTGTAGTCGTAGCCCCACACGCGCGGGTCGTACTTGTCGGAGGCCACCCGCCAGTTGCCGTCCTCGTCCTTGCCCTGGAAGAACCCGGCCTTGGAGTCGAACAGGTTGACGTAGTCGCGGGCGCGGTTGAGGAAGTACTCCGACTCCTCCTTGTAGTGCTTCTTGTGCGTCTTCTTGTACAGCGCCGCGCCCATCTGCGCGATGCCGTAGTCGTTGACGTAGCCCTCCATCGCCCAGGACAGGCCCTCGCCCGTGCTGGTGCTGGTGTAGCCGAGGAAGGGCGAGGTCGTCATGCCCTTGCGGCCGACCCCGGAGGAGGGCGGGACGACGGTGGCGTTCTTCAGCGCCGCGTCGTACGCCGACTCGGCGTCCATCTTCACGCCCTTGACGTACGCGTCCGCGAACGCCACGTCCGAGGACGTGCCGGTCATCAGATCCGCGTAACCGGGGGAGGACCAGCGGGAGGTCCAGCCGCCGTCCTTGTACTGCTGGACGAAGCCGTCGACCATCTCACCGGCCTGGGAGGGCGTCAGGAAGGAGTACGCCGGCCAGGTGGTGCGGTAGGTGTCCCAGAACCCGTTGTTGACGTACACCTTGCCGTCGACGATCTTCGCGCCGGTGTGCGTCGGGGTGTTCTCGCCCGTCGCCTTCGAGAACGGCGAGGCGTACTGGTACTTCCCGTCCACCTTCTCGAAGCCCGAGTTGGGGTACAGGTACAGCCGGTAGAGCGAGGAGTACAGCGTGGTCAGCTGGTCGGCGGTGGCACCCTCGACCTCGACCTTGCCGAGGATCTTGTCCCAGGCCTGCTGCGCGCTCCGCTTCACCGAGTCGAAGGAGCGGCTGTCCGGCAGCTCCCGCGACAGGTTGTCCTTCGCCTGGTCCACGCTGATCAGCGAGGTCGCCAGGCGCAGGGTGACGGCGTGGTCGTGGCCCGCGTCGAAGCGCAGGTAGCCCGTGACGCCGGAGGACGAGCCGTCCTTGACCGCCGAGTCGAACCTGCCGTAGAGGAACAGCCGGGTCGCGCCCGCCGAACCGCCGGACTTCACGTCCGAGTAGCCGGTGATGACGCCGTTCTCCTTGTCCAGGGTGAGGCCGCCCTCGTCCCGGATGTTGTCGAAGATGACGCTCGCGTCGTCACCGGGGTAGGTGAAGCGCATGGCCGCCGCGTGGTCGGTCGGCGCCATCTCGGCCTTGATGCCGTTCTCGAAGGTCACGCCGTAGTAGTACGGGCGGGCGGTCTCCTTCTCGTGGCGGAAGGGGAGCTGCCGGGCCGTCTTGCCGGTGTCCGGGGTGCCGGAGGCGGCCGACGGCATCACCTGGAAGGTCTGCCGGTCACCCATCCACGGGCTGGGCTCGTGGCTGGCGCTGAACGCCTGGATGGTCGGCAGGTTGTCGTCGTTGTTGCCGCGGGAGTAGTCGTAGAGCCAGTTCTCCACGCTCGCGTTGGTCACCGGCGTCCAGAAGTTGAAGCCGTGCGGGACGGCCGCGGCCGGGAAGGTGTTGCCGCGCGAGAAGCTGCCGGTGGAGTTGGTGCCGCGGGTGGTCAGCGCGTAGTCGGACAGATGCGCCTTGGGCCGCTCGGGCGCCGCGACCTTCAGCGACACGTCGTCCACCCAGCCGCGGAACTTGGCCGGACCCTTGGCGGAGTCGTAGGCCACCAGTATCCGGTCCACGGTCTTCCCGGCGGCCACCGAGCCGATCGAGGAGAGCACGTCGTTCCACTGGTTGACGTAGAGGATCTTGGCGTCGCCCTGCCCGCGCGGGGTCAGCGGGAAGCCGTGCTGGTCCTGCGCGCCCAACTGGCTGAGGTAGGTGCCGTCGGTGAAGGCGAGGTCGACGGAGACGTTGGTGGCGTCGTAGTCGAGGTCACCGGACGCCATCGAGGGGAAAATCCTGTACGACAACTGCGTGTTCCGCTCGACGCGCACGTTGACGTCGAAGACCTTGTTGTACGAATACGCCCGGCCGTCCGCCTTGTGCCGGCCGGCGTACCGCAGCGCCCGCTTGCCGGTGAAGCCGGCGCCGGACTTGGCGGTGGGGGACCCGGTGGGGCCCTGGTCCACGAGGCTCAGCATGTCCTCGGGCGTCGTGGCGACATGGCCGTCGGAGAACTGCACGTCGGCGAGTTGGAGGATGTCCGCACCGTGGTTCTTGGTGAAGTCCAGCCGGAAGTGCTGGTACTCGGCCGGCGCGGCCAGGTCGTAGGTGTTGGTCGTCTGCCGGTCGGCGAAGGACTGACCCGTGCGGGTGTCGACCGTCTTCCAGTCCTTGCCGTCCGTGGAGCCCTTCAGGGTCCAGTCGGCGGGGTCGCGCTCGACGACGTCGTTGGCGGAGGTGAGGGCATAGCTGGTGAGCTTGACCGGGGCGTCCAGGTCGAACTCGACCCAGCCGGTCCTGTCGAACGTCAGCCACTTGGTGGTGGGCTCGGTGTCGACGAGGTTCTCCTTGACCTCGCCGCCCTGCGTGTTCTCGGCGCTGGCCCGCACGCCGGTGACGTGGTCGGTGACGCTGCCGGGAATGCCGGTGCTGTAGCCGCCGTCGACGCCCGAGGCACGCTTGGCGCCGCCGGCCGTCGTGTCGACGGTGTTGACCCACGTCGGGGCCGGGTCCCCCGACTCGAAGGAGGAGCTGAACTCCCGGTCGGCCTTGGCCGCTCCGGCGGGCCGGGCCACGGCGGCGCCCTGGGAGGCCACCACCAGAGCGAAGGCGGTCGCTGCCACGACCGCCGAGGGACCCCATCTGTGCCGAGCTCTGTGCTGCATGCGCGAGAACCCTTCCTGCGCGAATCGGTAAGAAGTAACGGACAACGT
The DNA window shown above is from Streptomyces sp. NBC_00670 and carries:
- a CDS encoding lytic polysaccharide monooxygenase auxiliary activity family 9 protein → MAKARAGTPLRPLRRPPLSTRTRALFLVLAALLATVPALALVVSAGGQAEAHGTPMKPASRTFLCWQDALTDTGEIKPVNPACKAAQQVSGTTPFYNWFSVLRSDGAGRTRGFVPDGELCSGGNTNFTGFNAARDDWPVTHLTSGATVDFSYNAWAAHPGWFYVYVTKDGYDPTRPLTWDDMEDEPFLSVDHPPLNGTPGTVEANYSWTGKLPENKSGRQIIYMVWQRSDSAETFYSCSDVVFDGGNGEVTGIHEPGNGTPTDPVPGTCTATRETTGSWSGGYQSEVTVTNSGDVPMLGWMVDWTLPDGQKVDSLWNGNATYTGQDVMVHNADWNGSLDPGQSATFGYVTTGADGDSTTTLPCQVG
- a CDS encoding pectate lyase family protein; translation: MRRPTALRLHATLATAALAAAAGAFVAMPSASAATAGATGYATQNGGTTGGAGGQTVRATTGTAIHQALCSRASSSTPIIIEVEGTINHGNTSKVSGDSCDTAADKIELKQISNVTIVGVGSGAVFDQLGIHIRDSSNIIIQNVTVKNVKKSGSPTSNGGDAIGMESDVRNVWVDHASLEASGGEDEGFDGLFDMKDNTQYVTLSYSTLRNSGRGGLIGSSESDVSNSYITFHHNLYENIDSRTPLLRGGTAHIYDNYYVGLTKSGINSRAGAHAKVDNNYFKDSKDVLGTFYTDAAGYWQVSGNIYDNVTWSDPGEENNPAGPDPQSNTTVSIPYSYTLDDADCVPDVVTRTAGADTGLKVSDGSCSPTTPTSPTPDPTTSTPDDPGTPTQPSGTNLSIGAGSDGSSKASGTSYGNVRDGDTSTYWSPNGSTGSVSIKWSSATAVSKAVIREASGSEGTIGSWRLLDADTGTVLTTGNGAGTISFPSTAVRKLTFDITGASGTPKVAEFETYAS
- a CDS encoding DUF3500 domain-containing protein, translated to MTELGTGQPGVPEGHDGATTGAGGATATGRPAHASRRNFMRKVFFASGATAVATMGGAGAWSALADDTTGSATASASASPTAVPSGAPSGGPGGAGGGPGNQTITEEFFGLTTDGNRIDDLFTVHSTGVATAPVVAAAKAFLAGLTDTQRTSTQFTVHSTEWRLWSNVDSYDRQGVSLADLTDAQKALGTALLKAALSADGLETTEKIRRINQAAGEAIGNTKSFNEDAYYWTLMGTPSTTEPWGFQLDGHHLVLNYFVLGDQVVMSPCFWGSEPTSMEIDGETVTVCHEEVAASLAFMSSLTEAQRKVAIASSTKSNESMKAGAFSDNAVQAYTGLRANVLNGAQRTKLLALAEVFAGRARADAAKARMAEIRRHLDDTYVTWAGGTGDDDAFYVRVHSPVVWIEVDCQAPGPLAGAYGATQGSGPTQKHVHSVIRTPNGNDYGRELLRQHYLTSPHHRG
- a CDS encoding GH92 family glycosyl hydrolase, whose protein sequence is MRFRPASLLLAAVLATGGATPALAASATAPPTPDLVRDPTTYVDPLIGTKNGGDTYPGAVTPFGMFSFSPETTRGNATATTAPGGYQYDATRIRGFSLTHMSGTGCAGGSGDIPLFPYAGEVTSSPASDTKDAVYASDFSHDDETAEPGHYKVGLKSGVTADLTATARTGSARFTYPADKPASLLIRTANSEVGSTDSTVRIDPKTRTVSGSVTSGNFCGYLDPEGQRAYYTLYFTAQFDRDFSSTGTWQDGKLNPGTTTASGGTGDFKANGGRPVAGKGAGGYVQFAAGDKPVNVKVGISYVSQKGAEANLRAENAKHRSFDSVRKAANRAWRDRLDGIRVGGGTEAERTTFYTALYHAMFHPNVISDADRRYRGSDGKVHRVTHGHKAQYGTFSGWDVYRDQVQLLTLLDARTGSDVAQSLYELAQQNGGVWDRWLHGASGTHVMNGDPSPTALAGIRAFGGTDFDLRGALKSLVKAATVPTEQDLSSSGKPVLSVGQRPSLDKYLKLHYMPSVSNAWGGAAETLEMSTADFSLSQLAAAVHDKKTAKTFASRAQWWQNNFNLAADPTGGYIANRKADGSWVTGFTPGTGNGFVEGTAAQYTWMVQHNPAGLFAAMGGKDKALARLDSFFHDADGGWAFTGSGGDKSEMDNEPSINVPYLYDYAGAPYKTQETVRAAMTKLWSTQPGGIPGNDDLGAMSSWYVFSALGMYPQVPSRAELVLASPLFPRVVIDRPHGKDIEIRAKGAAADAPYVQSLRVNGRTTDRTWLPESFVRDGGRLDYTLSSTPDRTWGTDAADAPPSFRDGEQPYQIGVGPTTATLAPGESTTLDIRALALSGGTGPEVRFQVDTPAGVTASPASGTVKDGAQRITLTAAKDAEQGFADVKVTVTSGDTSYAQPIALTVAAPGSLLAAYNNTGISDDSGDHDEADYDGGGWSYSLQALKAAGLTPGEQGTAAGLTFTWPNSPSGRPDNASAAGQTIELTDPAASLSFIGSAVNGNQQTKATVTFTDGTTAGTDLSFTDWTVGGGGGTVQYDNEVVAKAAYRNVAGADKDPVATYVFATKPYEAPDGKKVASVTLPDNGDVHVFTVAVG